In Anguilla rostrata isolate EN2019 unplaced genomic scaffold, ASM1855537v3 scaf0955, whole genome shotgun sequence, the following are encoded in one genomic region:
- the LOC135246862 gene encoding NACHT, LRR and PYD domains-containing protein 3-like isoform X4, with protein MKLKNEKLKLFQSHLSQDCPECCQSLSEDPYVVDKFMKMKELFKSHQIADYPECSEREQGDPEALYIVEKMLETCGSERSLKITLHILRNMKQKDLTDSLERDEQHNESIKRAQQVLKTHLKKKFECISEALAQQGHPTLLNEIYTELYITEGGSGGFNNEHEVRQIETASKSQTTQETAILCNDIFKPLPGQEKPIRTVLTKGIAGIGKTVSVQKFILDWAEGKANQDVDFIFTLPFRDLNFKKDRPFSLMQLLQHYFPQLKEIKSVEGDEVKVLFIFDGLDECRLPLYFQSNKDCCDITESSSVDVLLTNLIKGNLLPNALLWITSRPAAANQIPLECVHRVTEVRGFNDPQKEKYFRKRIRDQNQVSRIISHIKSSRSLYIMCHIPVFCWISATVLETMLGKAKSGDLPKTLTEMYTHFLLIQTNVKNQKYHGIDETDSKKMSASDTEIILKLGKLAFRQLEKGNLIFYEEDLRESGIDVSEASVYSGVCTEIFKEECGLDQEKVYCFVHLSIQEYLAALFVFHSCVNKNRNVLRAEESKPHSDRVQLSELHRSAVDQALKSKNGHLDLFLRFLLGLSLDYIQTLLGGLLTQTGSRSPVPDPQTQTESRSQSIKKTVQHIKERIREESSAERTINLFHCLNEMNDSSLVQEIQNSLRSGKLSDEKLEPHQCSALAFVLLTSEEVLDEFDLKTYNTSAAGHQRLLPVVRNCRKAILNSCKLTDKSCDIVASALQSSNSPLRDLDFSYNDLGDSGVELLCAGLMSPNCKLRILG; from the exons atgaagctgaagaatgAGAAGTTGAAGCTGTTTCAAagccatctgagtcaggattGCCCAGAATGCTGTCAGAGTCTGTCTGAAGATCCTTATGTGGTGGATAAGTTCATGAAGATGAAGGAATTGTTCAAGAGTCATCAAATTgctgattacccagaatgctctgagagagagcagggggatcCTGAGGCCCTGTACATagttgagaagatgctggagacctgtggcagtgagaggtctctgaagatcacactccacatcctgaggaacatgaagcagaaggatctcactgactcactggagagagatgagcagcaca atgaatccataaaaagagcccagcaggtactgaaaactcatctgaagaagAAGTTTGAATGCATCTCTGAAGCTTTAGCACAGCAGGGGCACCCAACCCTCCTaaatgagatctatacagagctctacatcacagaggggggaagtggggggttcaataatgaacatgaggtcagacagattgagacagcatccaagagTCAAACCACGcaggagactgcaatcctctgcaatgacatctttaagcctttacctggacaagagaaacccatcagaactgtgcttacaaagggcatcgctggcattgggaaaactgtctctgtgcagaagttcattctggactgggcagaaggaaaagccaatcaggacgttgatttcatcttcactcttcctttccgagatctgaatttTAAGAAGGACAGACcattcagtctgatgcaacttctgcagcactactttccacaaCTAAAAGAGATCAAAAGCGTTGAAGGTGATGAAGTCAAAGTTTTgtttatctttgatggtctggatgagtgtcgacttcctctatATTTCCAAAGTAATAAGGactgctgtgatataacagagtcatcatcagtggatgtgctgctgaccaacctcattaaggggaatctgcttcccaATGCTCTACTCTGGATCACCTCTCGACCAGCAGCAGCTAATCAGATACCTCTTGAGTGTGTCCATCGagtgacagaggtacgagggttcaatgacccacagaaggagaagtacttcaggaagagaatcagagatcagaaccaggtcagcagaattatctcacacataaagtcatccaggagtctctacatcatgtgtcacataccagtcttctgctggatttctgctactgttctggagacaatgttgggtaAAGCAAAGAGTGGAGAtctgcccaaaactctgactgaaatgtacacacacttcctgctaattcagactaatgtgaagaatcagAAGTATCATGGCATTGATGAGACAGACTCAAAGAAGATgtcagcatcagatacagaaatcatcctgaaactggggaaGCTGGCTTTTcgacagctggaaaagggcaatctgatattctacgaagaggacctgagagagagtggcattgatgtcagtgaagcttcagtgtactctggggtgtgcacagagatctttaaagaggagtgtggcTTGGatcaggagaaggtctactgctttgtgcatctgagcattcaggagtatctggctgccttgtttgtgtttcattcttGTGTAAataagaacagaaatgtactcagagcagaagaatcaaaacctcacagtgacagagtgcagctgtctgagttacacaggagtgcagtggatcaggccttaaagagtaagaatggacacctggaccttttcctccgattccttcttggcctctctctggactaCATTCAGACTCTCTTAGGAGGtctactgacacagacaggaagcagatcacctgtaccagacccacagacacagacagaaagcagatcacagagcattaaaaaaactgttcagcACATTAAGGAGAGGATCAGAGaggaatcttcagcagagaggacaatcaatctgttccactgtctcaatgaaatgaatgacagcTCTCTAGTGcaggaaatccagaattccctgagatcaggaaaactttctgatGAAAAGCTGGAACCACACCaatgttcagctctggcctttgtgttactgacGTCAGAGGAggtcctggatgagtttgacttgaagacctacaacacatcagcagcaggtcatcagagactgctCCCAGtagtcaggaactgcaggaaggccat